TCGAGGTTTTTTGATTCTATTCTTACGGGTCGCGCCATTTGCCTTGACGATCGGCGACAAGTTTGTCGGCTTCGGCCGGCCCCCAACTGCCAGCTTCGTAATTGGGAAACGTCGGGGGCGGTTGTTTTTGCCAGACTTCGATAATGGGAGTAATGAATTCCCATTGCGCATCAACTTCGTCGGACCGCATGAACAACAGCGGAATGCCCTTGATGGCATCCAGCAACAGCCGTTCGTACGCTTCGGGCAGGCCGACATGAAACGCTTGCTCGTAATCAAATTCCATCCGCACGGGCTGCAGCGAGAAACCCATTCCCGGTTGCTTGGTGACAAACGACAAACTGATGCCTTCATCGGGCTGAATGCGGAACACCAGGACGTTCGGTTCAGTATTAATCGCCCCAACGCCGTCCATTTCCACTTCCATGGTGGGCGTATGGCGAAGTTGACGATCTTTGAACCGAATGGCAATTTCGGTGGCCCGTTTGGGCAAACGCTTCCCGGTGCGCAGCAGAAACGGCACGCCTGCCCAGCGCCAGAGATCGACCTGCGTGCGCAGCGCCACGTATGTTTCGGTCTTAGAATCCTTAGCCACGCCAAATTCGTCTCG
The Pirellulales bacterium DNA segment above includes these coding regions:
- a CDS encoding glucose-6-phosphate dehydrogenase; amino-acid sequence: RDEFGVAKDSKTETYVALRTQVDLWRWAGVPFLLRTGKRLPKRATEIAIRFKDRQLRHTPTMEVEMDGVGAINTEPNVLVFRIQPDEGISLSFVTKQPGMGFSLQPVRMEFDYEQAFHVGLPEAYERLLLDAIKGIPLLFMRSDEVDAQWEFITPIIEVWQKQPPPTFPNYEAGSWGPAEADKLVADRQGKWRDP